From one Sardina pilchardus chromosome 6, fSarPil1.1, whole genome shotgun sequence genomic stretch:
- the scn1ba gene encoding sodium channel, voltage-gated, type I, beta a isoform X1, whose protein sequence is MMSALRILLVPLALCTLHARLSHAACVEVDSDTEAVAGAGFKMGCISCKLRGEVEAKATVDWYFMAQGEKEFSHICRFDPDRDARQPDVTDERFYERLYWNGSKNTLDVQDGSIFIHNVSFNDTGTYRCYFDRSLTFANYNYRTNTTKFVLIKVVPKATRGLASILSEVMMYVSIIGLQLWLVVEMVYCYRKIAAAGEEALRESAAEYLAIASESKDNCAGVQEAE, encoded by the exons CTCGTCTCAGCCATGCGGCGTGCGTGGAGGTGGACTCGGACACGGAGGCGGTGGCGGGAGCGGGGTTTAAGATGGGCTGCATCTCCTGCAAGctgaggggggaggtggaggccaAGGCCACTGTGGACTGGTACTTCATGGcccagggagagaaagaattcTCCCAT ATCTGCAGATTTGACCCTGACCGCGACGCGAGGCAACCCGACGTGACCGACGAACGTTTCTACGAACGTCTGTACTGGAACGGCAGCAAGAACACGTTGGACGTGCAGGACGGATCCATCTTCATCCACAACGTCTCCTTCAACGACACAGGCACCTACCGCTGTTACTTTGACCGCAGCCTCACCTTCGCCAACTACAACTACCGCACCAACACCACCAAGTTCGTCCTCATCAAAGTGGTTCCCAAAG cCACTCGAGGCTTGGCCTCCATCTTGTCGGAGGTAATGATGTACGTATCGATCATTGGGCTTCAGCTATGGCTGGTGGTTGAGATGGTGTACTGTTACCGGAAGATAGCGGCCGCCGGGGAGGAGGCCCTGAGAGAGAGCGC GGCGGAGTACTTAGCCATAGCCTCGGAGAGTAAAGATAACTGTGCGGGGGTTCAGGAGGCAGAATAA
- the scn1ba gene encoding sodium channel, voltage-gated, type I, beta a isoform X3, which yields MMSALRILLVPLALCTLHARLSHAACVEVDSDTEAVAGAGFKMGCISCKLRGEVEAKATVDWYFMAQGEKEFSHICRFDPDRDARQPDVTDERFYERLYWNGSKNTLDVQDGSIFIHNVSFNDTGTYRCYFDRSLTFANYNYRTNTTKFVLIKVVPKATRGLASILSEVMMYVSIIGLQLWLVVEMVYCYRKIAAAGEEALRESATKKIPKHLA from the exons CTCGTCTCAGCCATGCGGCGTGCGTGGAGGTGGACTCGGACACGGAGGCGGTGGCGGGAGCGGGGTTTAAGATGGGCTGCATCTCCTGCAAGctgaggggggaggtggaggccaAGGCCACTGTGGACTGGTACTTCATGGcccagggagagaaagaattcTCCCAT ATCTGCAGATTTGACCCTGACCGCGACGCGAGGCAACCCGACGTGACCGACGAACGTTTCTACGAACGTCTGTACTGGAACGGCAGCAAGAACACGTTGGACGTGCAGGACGGATCCATCTTCATCCACAACGTCTCCTTCAACGACACAGGCACCTACCGCTGTTACTTTGACCGCAGCCTCACCTTCGCCAACTACAACTACCGCACCAACACCACCAAGTTCGTCCTCATCAAAGTGGTTCCCAAAG cCACTCGAGGCTTGGCCTCCATCTTGTCGGAGGTAATGATGTACGTATCGATCATTGGGCTTCAGCTATGGCTGGTGGTTGAGATGGTGTACTGTTACCGGAAGATAGCGGCCGCCGGGGAGGAGGCCCTGAGAGAGAGCGC GACAAAGAAAATCCCCAAACACCTGGCCTAA
- the scn1ba gene encoding sodium channel, voltage-gated, type I, beta a isoform X2 has translation MMSALRILLVPLALCTLHARLSHAACVEVDSDTEAVAGAGFKMGCISCKLRGEVEAKATVDWYFMAQGEKEFSHICRFDPDRDARQPDVTDERFYERLYWNGSKNTLDVQDGSIFIHNVSFNDTGTYRCYFDRSLTFANYNYRTNTTKFVLIKVVPKATRGLASILSEVMMYVSIIGLQLWLVVEMVYCYRKIAAAGEEALRESASVCLLFRTKKIPKHLA, from the exons CTCGTCTCAGCCATGCGGCGTGCGTGGAGGTGGACTCGGACACGGAGGCGGTGGCGGGAGCGGGGTTTAAGATGGGCTGCATCTCCTGCAAGctgaggggggaggtggaggccaAGGCCACTGTGGACTGGTACTTCATGGcccagggagagaaagaattcTCCCAT ATCTGCAGATTTGACCCTGACCGCGACGCGAGGCAACCCGACGTGACCGACGAACGTTTCTACGAACGTCTGTACTGGAACGGCAGCAAGAACACGTTGGACGTGCAGGACGGATCCATCTTCATCCACAACGTCTCCTTCAACGACACAGGCACCTACCGCTGTTACTTTGACCGCAGCCTCACCTTCGCCAACTACAACTACCGCACCAACACCACCAAGTTCGTCCTCATCAAAGTGGTTCCCAAAG cCACTCGAGGCTTGGCCTCCATCTTGTCGGAGGTAATGATGTACGTATCGATCATTGGGCTTCAGCTATGGCTGGTGGTTGAGATGGTGTACTGTTACCGGAAGATAGCGGCCGCCGGGGAGGAGGCCCTGAGAGAGAGCGC gtctgtgtgtcttcTTTTCAGGACAAAGAAAATCCCCAAACACCTGGCCTAA
- the scn1ba gene encoding sodium channel, voltage-gated, type I, beta a isoform X4 yields the protein MGCISCKLRGEVEAKATVDWYFMAQGEKEFSHICRFDPDRDARQPDVTDERFYERLYWNGSKNTLDVQDGSIFIHNVSFNDTGTYRCYFDRSLTFANYNYRTNTTKFVLIKVVPKATRGLASILSEVMMYVSIIGLQLWLVVEMVYCYRKIAAAGEEALRESAAEYLAIASESKDNCAGVQEAE from the exons ATGGGCTGCATCTCCTGCAAGctgaggggggaggtggaggccaAGGCCACTGTGGACTGGTACTTCATGGcccagggagagaaagaattcTCCCAT ATCTGCAGATTTGACCCTGACCGCGACGCGAGGCAACCCGACGTGACCGACGAACGTTTCTACGAACGTCTGTACTGGAACGGCAGCAAGAACACGTTGGACGTGCAGGACGGATCCATCTTCATCCACAACGTCTCCTTCAACGACACAGGCACCTACCGCTGTTACTTTGACCGCAGCCTCACCTTCGCCAACTACAACTACCGCACCAACACCACCAAGTTCGTCCTCATCAAAGTGGTTCCCAAAG cCACTCGAGGCTTGGCCTCCATCTTGTCGGAGGTAATGATGTACGTATCGATCATTGGGCTTCAGCTATGGCTGGTGGTTGAGATGGTGTACTGTTACCGGAAGATAGCGGCCGCCGGGGAGGAGGCCCTGAGAGAGAGCGC GGCGGAGTACTTAGCCATAGCCTCGGAGAGTAAAGATAACTGTGCGGGGGTTCAGGAGGCAGAATAA